A region from the Pseudomonas sp. KU26590 genome encodes:
- a CDS encoding LacI family DNA-binding transcriptional regulator: MPKKPGGPAQQELSSVPKKPSSPTLIDVAKVAGVSPMTVSRALHRPDLVSEDTREKVREAVRKTGYVPNMLAGGLASNKSRLVAIFLPTIANSIFADTVQALMDRLTQAGYQTLLGLTGYDAEQEEKLLEAVLGRRPDGIVLTGTLHTASSRTRLAQAGIPVVEAWDLSEDPIDMLVGFSHERVGEETARHLLHKGYKRFSVVAISDPRGMRRCNSLIAELKKHGITDVPMQLLAPPATLQVGREGLAGLLGRGISTDVVVCSSDTVAQGVLAEAASRGLQVPGDLAVMGFGDLSSAAQVYPALSTVSVNGSRIGLQVAQALLDRFHEHTSSSSRIRVDTGFALIDRAST, encoded by the coding sequence ATGCCCAAGAAACCAGGCGGGCCTGCCCAGCAGGAACTGTCGTCCGTGCCGAAAAAACCCTCCAGCCCTACCTTGATTGATGTTGCCAAAGTAGCGGGCGTGTCGCCCATGACGGTTTCGCGGGCGTTGCACCGGCCTGATCTGGTGAGCGAGGACACCCGCGAGAAGGTGCGCGAAGCCGTTCGAAAGACCGGCTATGTGCCGAACATGCTGGCGGGAGGGCTGGCGAGCAACAAGAGTCGTCTGGTGGCGATCTTTTTGCCCACCATCGCCAACAGCATTTTCGCCGACACGGTTCAAGCCTTGATGGACCGACTGACTCAAGCAGGCTATCAGACCCTCCTCGGGCTTACCGGGTACGACGCGGAGCAGGAAGAAAAACTCCTGGAGGCGGTATTGGGACGTCGACCGGACGGTATCGTGCTGACCGGTACTTTACACACCGCATCCAGTCGCACCCGATTGGCTCAAGCAGGTATTCCCGTAGTGGAAGCATGGGACTTGAGCGAAGATCCCATCGACATGCTGGTGGGCTTCTCCCACGAACGCGTTGGTGAAGAAACGGCTCGGCATTTGCTGCACAAAGGCTACAAGCGCTTTTCTGTCGTGGCGATCAGCGATCCCCGGGGTATGCGTCGGTGCAATAGCCTGATCGCCGAACTCAAAAAGCACGGCATCACCGACGTGCCCATGCAACTGCTCGCACCTCCGGCAACGTTGCAAGTGGGACGGGAAGGGCTGGCAGGACTGCTCGGCCGAGGCATCAGCACCGACGTCGTTGTGTGCAGCTCCGACACCGTCGCTCAGGGGGTTCTGGCCGAGGCGGCAAGTCGTGGCCTTCAGGTTCCCGGGGATCTGGCGGTCATGGGCTTTGGTGATCTCAGCAGCGCAGCTCAGGTTTACCCTGCGTTGTCGACGGTCAGCGTCAATGGGAGTCGCATCGGGTTACAAGTTGCCCAGGCCTTGCTGGATCGGTTTCATGAACACACCTCCAGCAGCAGTCGTATTCGCGTCGACACCGGTTTTGCATTGATCGACCGCGCCAGTACTTGA
- a CDS encoding low molecular weight protein tyrosine phosphatase family protein, with translation MTNLLFICSRNQWRSPTAEAMWRRRPGFNVRSAGTSSSARKQVGPADIRWAEVIFVMERKHLQRLRAEYARLLEHKLIHVLEIPDDFQYMDAELVDLLESGVGEYLGR, from the coding sequence GTGACGAATCTCCTGTTCATCTGTAGTCGTAACCAGTGGCGAAGCCCTACAGCGGAAGCGATGTGGCGCCGTCGACCCGGTTTCAATGTGCGTTCGGCGGGCACCAGTTCCAGTGCACGCAAGCAAGTTGGGCCTGCGGACATTCGCTGGGCAGAAGTGATCTTCGTCATGGAGCGTAAACACCTGCAGCGGCTTCGCGCAGAGTACGCTCGGCTTCTTGAACACAAGCTCATCCACGTTCTGGAGATCCCTGACGATTTTCAATATATGGATGCCGAACTGGTGGACCTGCTGGAGAGTGGGGTGGGTGAGTACCTCGGGCGGTAG